Within the Puniceicoccus vermicola genome, the region CTCGGATAAGCAGGTCGATTCGATGAACCGCAGTAATTTTCAGGGGTTCACTAGCATGTTGACCGAAGGGGGCGAGCAGACTGAGACGATTCTCGAGTTGGTCTTCATCTCCAAGTCGATTGAGCGGATCGCCGACCACGCGACCAACATCGCCGAGGAAGTGATCTATCTTCATAGTGGGCAGGAAGTTCGCCACGCCGGAATCAAAAGAGGCAACAATCCTCCTCCGGGAATCAGTTGATTGATTTTTCGAATAGCAGCCCTTGGCGGCTGCATTTTTCGTTCTGAATGAGATTGTGGCCCGGGGTCTAGCACTCCGGGCCTTTTTCGTATCGAGGGCACCCGAATTTGCTTTGTCGAACATAGCGGATTTACTTCGACACAATATCGGTGAGGATTAGGCCCTGGCAAAGAGTTTGACTGCTCTTATCCTGTAGCTAAAACTCACTGAAATTTTGCTTCTACGACTAGTGATAGGGGCTTCACTTCCACGATGAAACTTTTCTCACCAGCCAAAATAAATCTCTTCCTGGCAGTAACAGGAAGAAGGCCGGACGGGTATCATTCCCTTCTCTCTTTGGTGGCCCCTCTGGCTTTTGGTGATGATTTGGAGATCGTCGAGTGCTCGGGAGAAAGCGATCAGCTTCGATGCGATCAACCGGGAATCCCTCTCGACGGGAGTAACTTGATCCTCAAGGCGGCGAATTCTTTTCGCCGCAAGTCGGGGCTTGATCGCCATTTCGAGTTTACGCTAACGAAGAGAATCCCGTCGGGTGGTGGATTTGGGGGCGGCAGCAGCAATGCGGTCTGCGCTTTGCGGGGAATGAATCAATTGTGCGGAAATCCGCTGAGTGCCGATGATCTTTTCGAGGTGGCTGAAGAATTGGGCTCGGATTGTCCCTTGTTTCTCGTCGATGGCCCGGTCGTTATGAGAGGGCGGGGGGAGAAGCTCCAGCCCGCTCCCGAGTTGGCAGATTTCCTCCAGGAAAGACGGGTCCACCTCTTCAATCCGGGGTTTTTCAGCTCTACGGTCGATCTTTTCCGGAAGATGGCGGAAAGGGGAAAGTACACGGCGTCTGATTTCGCGGAGAAACAATTAGAGGACCTGATGCGATCAATTCAGAAAGGTGATTTCGGCTGGACGATGCGCAACGATCTCGGGA harbors:
- the ispE gene encoding 4-(cytidine 5'-diphospho)-2-C-methyl-D-erythritol kinase, producing MKLFSPAKINLFLAVTGRRPDGYHSLLSLVAPLAFGDDLEIVECSGESDQLRCDQPGIPLDGSNLILKAANSFRRKSGLDRHFEFTLTKRIPSGGGFGGGSSNAVCALRGMNQLCGNPLSADDLFEVAEELGSDCPLFLVDGPVVMRGRGEKLQPAPELADFLQERRVHLFNPGFFSSTVDLFRKMAERGKYTASDFAEKQLEDLMRSIQKGDFGWTMRNDLGKLLATKYLFYDTLFALLRKIGLSECAVTGSGSGAFVLSRRESDRKKMADLCDQLLDGEGFMIETRFLGNKDRLVTQP